Proteins encoded in a region of the Flavobacterium sp. MDT1-60 genome:
- a CDS encoding single-stranded DNA-binding protein, protein MNGTLNKVMLIGHLGDDVKMHYFDGGNCIGRFQLATNEVYINKTTNEKITSTEWHNLVVRNKAAEICEKYLSKGDKIYVEGRIKSRQWQAEDGTTKYTTEIQVTEFTFLTTKKETGNHKPHQDQESTKNTNFDASNESLPINDLPF, encoded by the coding sequence ATGAACGGAACTTTAAATAAGGTAATGCTGATTGGCCATTTGGGTGATGATGTGAAAATGCATTATTTTGATGGAGGAAACTGCATCGGTCGTTTTCAGTTAGCTACAAATGAAGTATATATCAACAAAACGACCAACGAAAAAATAACTTCAACAGAATGGCATAATTTAGTTGTACGCAATAAAGCGGCTGAAATCTGTGAGAAATATTTATCGAAAGGCGATAAAATATATGTTGAAGGACGTATAAAATCTCGTCAATGGCAAGCCGAAGACGGCACAACGAAATATACGACCGAAATTCAGGTTACTGAGTTTACTTTCCTGACTACCAAAAAAGAAACAGGAAATCATAAGCCACATCAGGATCAGGAATCCACAAAAAATACTAACTTTGATGCGTCGAACGAAAGCCTGCCTATAAACGACTTGCCTTTCTGA
- a CDS encoding HU family DNA-binding protein, protein MTKADIVAKISEKLGLEKGDVQATVETFMEEVKTSLETGDNVYLRGFGSFIVKTRAEKTGRNISKNTTIKIPAHNIPAFKPAKVFVEGVKTNNEAK, encoded by the coding sequence ATGACGAAAGCAGATATCGTAGCGAAAATTTCAGAGAAACTTGGTCTTGAAAAAGGAGATGTTCAAGCAACAGTAGAAACTTTTATGGAAGAAGTTAAAACTTCATTAGAAACTGGTGACAATGTTTACCTAAGAGGTTTCGGAAGTTTTATCGTAAAAACCAGAGCTGAAAAGACAGGAAGAAACATTTCAAAAAACACCACAATCAAAATTCCTGCACACAACATTCCTGCGTTTAAACCTGCAAAAGTATTTGTAGAGGGAGTTAAAACGAACAACGAAGCAAAATAA
- a CDS encoding Crp/Fnr family transcriptional regulator: MIEQLANYIKSIITVTDEELAIILSYFKPLKTEKNELLVVQGQMNQRSFFVGSGCLRIYFITENGQEATRYLAFENNFATALCSFISNEPSLEFIQALEPTELLYISSPDFYHLLEIIPAWEKFYRHYLENAYVTNTNRLMSFLTLDATERYKQLMDVNPKIIQRLPNRIVATYLNISQETLSRLKSKRY, translated from the coding sequence ATGATAGAGCAACTCGCTAATTACATCAAAAGCATTATAACTGTTACAGACGAAGAGTTAGCCATAATTCTTTCTTATTTTAAACCGTTAAAGACGGAGAAGAATGAGTTGCTAGTAGTTCAGGGGCAGATGAATCAAAGAAGCTTTTTTGTGGGTTCAGGTTGTTTGCGAATATATTTTATTACCGAAAATGGGCAGGAAGCAACGCGATATTTAGCATTTGAAAATAACTTTGCGACTGCGTTGTGTAGTTTTATTTCAAATGAGCCATCGTTAGAATTTATTCAGGCATTAGAACCAACAGAATTACTTTATATTTCGAGCCCGGATTTTTATCATTTACTTGAAATTATTCCGGCATGGGAAAAATTCTATCGACATTATTTAGAAAACGCCTATGTAACTAATACCAATAGGCTTATGTCTTTCTTAACTCTTGATGCAACAGAAAGATACAAACAGTTGATGGATGTAAATCCGAAGATTATTCAGCGTTTACCAAACAGAATAGTAGCAACTTACCTGAATATTTCACAAGAAACATTGAGTAGATTAAAATCTAAACGCTACTAA
- a CDS encoding heavy-metal-associated domain-containing protein, with the protein MKFTKIITTLAIASLVLVSCKKEEDKNLANIKAVESPKEHKAIAAENVQTASFTIEGMTCAMGCAKTIEKELTNLDGVEKATVDFDKKTATVVFDKTVQNQENLTKVVQATGDGKTYKVSNIKS; encoded by the coding sequence ATGAAATTTACAAAAATAATAACAACACTGGCAATTGCAAGCTTAGTATTGGTAAGCTGCAAAAAAGAAGAAGATAAAAACTTAGCAAACATAAAAGCTGTAGAATCTCCAAAAGAACACAAAGCAATTGCTGCTGAAAATGTACAAACCGCAAGTTTTACAATCGAAGGAATGACTTGTGCGATGGGATGTGCAAAAACAATCGAAAAAGAACTAACTAATCTTGACGGAGTAGAAAAAGCAACGGTTGATTTTGATAAAAAAACAGCCACTGTTGTATTTGACAAAACGGTTCAAAACCAAGAAAACCTAACAAAAGTTGTTCAGGCAACCGGAGATGGAAAAACGTATAAAGTTTCGAATATAAAATCGTAA
- a CDS encoding DUF2798 domain-containing protein — translation MKKKYFKYINTLFVVIPMTLIMAFVGLMRNYGFGEDWFLKFLKAWSVMLPVAYLAAFIIIPNARKLAERTTSKS, via the coding sequence ATGAAGAAAAAGTATTTTAAGTACATCAACACATTGTTTGTTGTGATTCCAATGACGTTAATTATGGCCTTTGTGGGATTAATGCGTAATTATGGTTTTGGTGAAGATTGGTTTTTAAAGTTTCTTAAGGCTTGGAGTGTTATGTTGCCTGTAGCATATTTAGCAGCCTTTATTATCATTCCGAATGCTAGAAAATTAGCAGAAAGAACAACCTCAAAATCATAA
- a CDS encoding ribonuclease E/G: MNKELIIRSSSEAVDFALLKDGKLIELHKEEEKSNFQVGDIFIAKIRKPVAGLNAAFVNVGFEKDAFLHYHDLGPNLASQLKFIKLVSAGKIKDFSLKTFQFEKEIDKDGIITDILSANQSVLVQVVKEPISTKGPRISAELSLAGRFIVLVPFSDRVSISQKIEDKKEKDRLKKLVLSIKPKGFGVIVRTVAEGKNVAELEKDLQNLLSRWTAMCKKLPTAHHPSKVLGELNRASSILRDVFNDTFSGIQIDDEELYHQTKEYLQEIAPSKQSIVKFYQSNDTPIFEKYNIERQIKTSFGRTVSMSKGAYLIIEHTEALHVIDVNSGNRSNKATNQEDTAMEVNMIAAAEIARQLRLRDMGGIIVIDFIDMSNPENRKVLFDFLREEMSDDKAKHKILPPSKFGLVQITRQRVRPEVNIKTREEDPNNEHGEIEAPILIIDKIALDLDRLLKTHKSVVLNVHPFVAAYLSKGFPSLRSKWFFEHKKWVKIIPRDAYTYLEYHFYDKKGNVILE, encoded by the coding sequence GTGAATAAAGAATTAATCATTAGATCTAGTTCTGAAGCCGTAGATTTTGCCTTATTAAAAGATGGAAAACTAATTGAATTACACAAGGAAGAAGAGAAAAGCAACTTTCAGGTTGGTGATATTTTTATCGCCAAAATACGAAAACCAGTTGCTGGACTTAACGCTGCTTTTGTAAATGTAGGCTTCGAAAAAGATGCCTTTTTACATTATCACGATTTAGGACCTAACTTAGCTTCCCAACTGAAATTCATAAAACTTGTAAGCGCAGGTAAAATAAAAGATTTCTCCCTAAAAACCTTTCAGTTTGAAAAAGAGATTGACAAAGATGGCATCATTACTGATATTTTAAGTGCCAATCAATCTGTTTTAGTTCAAGTTGTTAAAGAACCTATATCGACCAAAGGTCCAAGAATTAGCGCTGAGCTTTCATTGGCAGGAAGATTTATTGTTCTCGTTCCGTTTTCTGACCGTGTTTCTATTTCTCAAAAAATAGAGGACAAAAAGGAAAAGGATCGTCTAAAAAAACTTGTTCTATCTATCAAACCAAAAGGATTTGGTGTTATTGTTCGCACAGTAGCCGAAGGCAAAAACGTAGCCGAATTAGAAAAAGATTTGCAGAACCTGCTTAGCAGATGGACTGCAATGTGTAAAAAATTACCAACTGCTCATCATCCATCAAAAGTATTAGGAGAGCTCAACAGAGCTTCTTCGATATTAAGAGATGTATTTAATGATACCTTCAGCGGTATTCAAATAGATGACGAAGAGTTGTACCATCAAACGAAGGAATATCTGCAAGAAATTGCACCTTCAAAACAATCAATTGTAAAGTTTTATCAATCAAACGACACTCCAATTTTCGAGAAATACAATATAGAGAGACAAATCAAAACTTCATTTGGACGTACCGTTTCCATGAGTAAAGGCGCTTATCTTATTATCGAACACACTGAAGCTCTTCACGTTATCGACGTAAACAGCGGAAACCGTTCTAATAAGGCGACCAATCAGGAAGACACAGCCATGGAAGTAAATATGATCGCTGCTGCTGAAATTGCCAGACAACTTCGTCTGCGCGATATGGGCGGTATCATCGTGATTGATTTTATCGATATGTCTAATCCTGAAAACAGGAAAGTTTTGTTCGACTTCTTGCGAGAAGAAATGAGCGACGATAAAGCAAAACATAAAATATTACCGCCAAGTAAATTTGGTTTAGTCCAGATTACAAGACAGCGCGTAAGACCAGAAGTAAATATTAAAACTAGAGAAGAAGATCCAAACAATGAACATGGCGAAATTGAAGCGCCAATTTTGATCATTGATAAAATCGCACTAGATTTAGACCGACTTTTAAAAACCCACAAAAGTGTTGTGCTTAATGTACATCCGTTTGTGGCTGCATACCTCAGCAAAGGTTTTCCATCATTACGTTCAAAATGGTTTTTTGAGCATAAGAAATGGGTGAAAATCATACCTCGTGACGCTTACACGTACTTAGAATACCATTTCTATGATAAAAAAGGAAATGTTATTCTAGAATAA
- a CDS encoding pitrilysin family protein, protein MKKIHTVLILLFLTGIMQAQDRPQPKPGNSPVVNIKKPQTFVLANGMKVLVVENHKLPRVSFNLTLDNAPFTEGSKKGVDELTSSLIGNGTKKTTKEAFNEEIDFYGANINFTSQGAYASSLSKYSGRVLELLSEGALQPNFTQAEFDKEKAKLLEGLKADEKSVPAIANRVVDVLAFGKNHPAGEYLSEETVKNVTLADVQANYATYFVPENAYLVIIGDIKFKETKEAVEKLFGGWKKQNAPKNAYPDPVNVSKLQIDFVDVPNAVQSEISLVNTVNLRMSDPDFFPAVIANQILGGDFNSYLNMNLREKHAWTYGASSSIGSGKYVTKFKASSAVRNTVTDSAVVQFVEEIKRIRTQKVSEDVLKNVKAGYIGRFVMQVEKPQAVARYALNIETEKLPADFYEKYIQTINKVTADDIYRVANKYFLLDNMRIVIAGKGSDVIPGLEKLQIPIFYFDKYGNSIEKPVIKKEAPAGITAKTVFENYLKAIGGEKAVSAVKTLAMNGTTTVPQAPGPLTFTSKLDSKGKMMVSLAMGTMTLMKQVVNEKGAYIEQQGQRKNLEGTDLAEMKANAAPFEELQLSKRTDLKVDAIEPINGSDAYAIKDGKTTYFYDVKSGLKVAESKVREQGGQSSTQITNFNDYKEVKGVKVPFNLIQNVGFELDIKMTDIKINEGVSDVDFL, encoded by the coding sequence ATGAAAAAAATACATACAGTTTTAATCCTTTTATTCCTAACTGGAATTATGCAAGCACAAGATCGTCCACAACCAAAACCAGGCAATTCACCAGTAGTCAACATCAAAAAACCACAAACTTTTGTTTTGGCAAACGGCATGAAAGTTCTGGTGGTTGAAAATCATAAACTACCAAGAGTAAGTTTCAATCTTACTTTAGACAATGCTCCTTTTACTGAAGGAAGCAAAAAAGGTGTTGATGAATTAACCAGCAGTTTGATTGGAAACGGAACTAAAAAAACCACTAAAGAAGCTTTTAATGAGGAAATTGATTTTTACGGCGCTAACATCAATTTTACTTCTCAAGGTGCATACGCAAGTTCACTTTCAAAATATTCAGGACGTGTTTTAGAACTTTTGTCCGAAGGTGCTTTGCAGCCAAACTTCACACAAGCAGAATTTGATAAAGAAAAAGCAAAATTACTTGAAGGACTTAAAGCAGATGAAAAAAGTGTTCCGGCGATTGCCAATCGTGTCGTTGATGTTTTAGCTTTTGGAAAAAATCATCCTGCGGGAGAATATCTTTCTGAAGAAACGGTTAAAAACGTAACCCTGGCTGATGTTCAGGCAAACTATGCTACTTATTTCGTTCCCGAAAATGCTTATTTAGTTATTATTGGTGACATTAAATTTAAAGAAACAAAAGAGGCAGTTGAAAAACTTTTTGGTGGATGGAAAAAACAAAACGCTCCAAAAAACGCTTATCCGGATCCTGTGAATGTTTCTAAACTTCAAATTGATTTTGTTGATGTTCCGAATGCGGTTCAATCTGAAATTTCATTGGTAAATACGGTAAATTTAAGAATGAGTGATCCTGATTTTTTCCCGGCTGTAATTGCAAATCAAATTTTGGGTGGTGATTTCAATAGTTATTTAAACATGAATTTACGCGAAAAACACGCCTGGACTTACGGTGCAAGTTCAAGCATTGGAAGCGGAAAATATGTAACCAAATTCAAAGCCTCATCTGCTGTTAGAAATACCGTTACAGATAGTGCTGTGGTTCAATTTGTGGAAGAAATTAAAAGAATCAGAACTCAAAAAGTTTCTGAAGATGTATTAAAAAATGTAAAAGCCGGATATATTGGACGTTTTGTAATGCAGGTTGAAAAACCACAAGCAGTTGCGCGTTATGCATTGAACATCGAAACTGAAAAACTTCCGGCCGATTTCTACGAAAAATACATTCAGACCATAAATAAAGTTACTGCTGATGATATTTACCGCGTAGCTAACAAATATTTCCTTTTGGATAATATGCGAATTGTGATTGCCGGAAAAGGCTCCGACGTTATTCCTGGTTTAGAAAAACTTCAAATTCCGATTTTCTATTTTGACAAATATGGAAATTCAATTGAAAAACCAGTCATAAAAAAAGAAGCTCCAGCCGGAATTACTGCAAAAACAGTTTTTGAAAATTACCTTAAAGCCATTGGAGGAGAAAAAGCAGTTTCAGCCGTAAAAACATTGGCAATGAACGGAACAACCACTGTTCCACAAGCTCCAGGACCTTTGACTTTTACTTCTAAATTAGATTCAAAAGGAAAAATGATGGTTTCACTTGCAATGGGAACGATGACTTTAATGAAACAAGTGGTAAATGAAAAAGGTGCTTATATCGAACAGCAAGGACAACGCAAAAATCTTGAAGGCACCGATCTTGCCGAAATGAAAGCTAATGCCGCTCCATTTGAAGAATTACAACTAAGCAAAAGAACCGATTTAAAAGTAGATGCAATCGAACCAATTAACGGAAGCGATGCTTATGCTATTAAAGATGGGAAAACTACTTATTTCTATGATGTGAAATCAGGTTTAAAAGTAGCAGAATCTAAAGTTCGTGAACAAGGCGGGCAATCGTCAACTCAAATAACGAATTTCAATGATTATAAAGAAGTAAAAGGCGTAAAAGTTCCTTTTAATTTAATTCAGAATGTTGGTTTTGAATTAGACATCAAAATGACTGATATTAAGATTAATGAAGGAGTTTCTGACGTAGATTTTCTTTAG
- the mutY gene encoding A/G-specific adenine glycosylase codes for MDFHNILISWYLQNKRDLPWRNTVDPYLIWLSEIMLQQTRVAQGMPYFFNFTQEFPTVFDLANASEEQVLKLWQGLGYYSRARNLHKTAQYVANELNGVFPENYAMLLKLKGVGEYTAAAIASFSYNEAVPVVDGNVFRVLSRYFDIESDIGLPATKKEFTELAFELMPKNNPAIFNQAIMEFGALQCVPKSPNCMICVFNESCAALQKKKVDALPVKSKKVKVTNRFFNYLILDDALGNTLIQKRTAKGIWHNLYEFPLLETDEIVGFDVVSKAVQFDIFPSYTIIGIEECAERTVIHKLSHQHLHIQFWKVKIKEKIANGMNTSDLKDFPFPIVIYNFMEKQEIIC; via the coding sequence ATGGATTTTCATAACATATTGATAAGTTGGTATTTACAGAACAAGCGTGATTTGCCATGGCGAAATACGGTCGATCCGTACCTAATTTGGCTCTCAGAAATTATGCTGCAACAGACAAGAGTAGCGCAGGGAATGCCTTACTTTTTCAATTTTACGCAAGAATTTCCTACAGTGTTTGATTTGGCAAATGCATCAGAAGAACAGGTTTTGAAACTTTGGCAGGGTCTCGGGTATTATTCCCGGGCAAGAAATTTGCATAAAACGGCTCAATATGTAGCAAATGAGTTAAATGGAGTTTTTCCTGAAAACTATGCAATGTTATTAAAATTAAAAGGTGTTGGTGAATATACTGCCGCTGCGATTGCTTCTTTTTCGTATAATGAAGCTGTTCCGGTTGTTGATGGAAATGTATTTAGGGTGCTTTCCCGTTATTTTGATATTGAATCGGATATTGGTCTGCCGGCGACAAAAAAAGAATTTACAGAACTGGCTTTTGAATTAATGCCAAAAAATAACCCGGCAATCTTTAATCAGGCAATAATGGAATTTGGCGCTTTGCAATGCGTACCTAAAAGTCCGAATTGTATGATTTGTGTTTTTAACGAAAGTTGTGCGGCTTTGCAAAAAAAGAAAGTTGATGCTTTACCGGTAAAATCAAAAAAAGTAAAAGTGACGAATCGCTTCTTTAATTATTTGATTTTGGATGACGCTTTAGGAAACACTTTAATTCAAAAAAGAACAGCAAAAGGAATTTGGCATAATCTATATGAATTTCCTCTTTTAGAAACAGATGAAATTGTTGGTTTTGATGTTGTGTCAAAAGCAGTTCAGTTTGATATTTTTCCTTCCTATACTATTATAGGTATAGAGGAGTGTGCGGAAAGGACTGTTATTCATAAGCTTTCGCATCAACATCTTCATATTCAGTTCTGGAAGGTTAAAATTAAAGAAAAAATTGCGAACGGCATGAATACCAGTGATTTAAAAGATTTTCCTTTTCCAATTGTGATTTATAATTTTATGGAAAAGCAGGAAATAATTTGCTAA
- the gldD gene encoding gliding motility lipoprotein GldD, with the protein MLKRIISIALILLTLTIVSCKDDVLPKPASFLRLDYPEAKYVNFENNCPFTFEMNDAATIKGEKDCGFAITYPKMKATIYLTYKPVNGDIVKLLKDAQKLTYEHVIKADDILEQPYFNPQKKVYGMFYQVDGNAATNSQFYVTDSTKHFITGSVYFYAKPNFDSVMPAASYIKNDMQRLMETLKWK; encoded by the coding sequence ATGCTTAAAAGAATAATTTCAATAGCTTTAATTTTGCTGACATTAACAATTGTAAGCTGTAAGGATGATGTTTTACCAAAGCCGGCGAGCTTTCTTCGCTTAGATTATCCTGAGGCAAAATATGTTAATTTTGAAAATAATTGTCCGTTTACTTTTGAGATGAATGATGCCGCTACTATCAAAGGCGAAAAAGATTGTGGTTTTGCAATTACCTATCCAAAAATGAAGGCTACAATTTACCTGACTTATAAACCGGTAAATGGAGATATTGTAAAATTGCTAAAAGATGCTCAAAAACTAACTTATGAACATGTAATCAAGGCGGATGATATTTTAGAACAACCGTATTTTAACCCACAAAAAAAGGTGTACGGAATGTTTTATCAGGTGGATGGAAATGCCGCAACAAACTCACAATTTTATGTGACTGACAGCACAAAACATTTTATAACAGGATCTGTTTATTTTTATGCTAAACCTAATTTTGATTCGGTTATGCCGGCTGCAAGTTATATTAAGAATGATATGCAGCGATTAATGGAAACATTGAAATGGAAATAA
- a CDS encoding gliding motility-associated protein GldE: MDPEPSLFFTTTLDINLIIGFVGIFILLFLSAIVSGAEVALFSLSQKDIDETLQNNHSKGKIISNLLDKPKKLLATLLVANNFLNIGVVILFSFIGQNIFDDISSPVLKFILEVILVTFLILLFAEVLPKVYASRNNIKFAKWIAYPISFLDKLLSPISLPMRSVTLYLQRKLGKQKNSFSINQLSQALELTDSEGTSKDEQKILEGIVSFGNTDTKQVMSPRIDIFGLEISESFGTICPKIIEKGFSRIPIYRDNIDQIEGVLFVKDLLPHIDKEEFEWTTLMREAFFVPENKKLDNLLKDFQSLKSHLAIVVDEYGGTSGLVSLEDVIEEIVGDISDEFDDENLNFSQIDEKNFLFEGKINMKDFYRIVDVNEDVFESHKGEAETLAGFILEILGNFPKKDQKIAFENCVFTIETVDKKRVKQIKVTIE; encoded by the coding sequence TTGGACCCGGAGCCCAGTTTGTTTTTTACTACAACTTTAGACATCAATTTAATAATTGGTTTTGTCGGAATATTTATTTTGCTGTTCCTATCGGCAATTGTTTCAGGTGCCGAAGTAGCACTTTTTTCTTTATCTCAAAAAGATATTGATGAGACTTTACAAAACAATCACTCAAAAGGGAAAATCATTTCTAATCTTTTAGATAAACCCAAAAAACTTTTAGCGACCTTATTAGTAGCCAATAATTTTTTAAACATCGGCGTCGTAATTCTGTTCTCCTTCATAGGACAAAATATTTTTGATGATATCAGTTCTCCAGTTTTAAAATTCATTTTAGAAGTAATCTTAGTTACGTTTTTGATTTTGTTATTTGCAGAAGTTTTGCCTAAAGTCTATGCAAGCAGAAACAATATAAAATTCGCTAAATGGATAGCGTATCCAATTTCATTTTTAGATAAATTACTCTCGCCTATAAGCTTGCCAATGCGTAGTGTTACGTTATATTTGCAGCGTAAATTAGGGAAACAGAAAAACAGTTTTTCAATAAACCAGCTTTCTCAGGCGCTTGAGCTTACAGATTCTGAAGGAACATCAAAGGATGAACAAAAAATATTGGAAGGAATTGTTTCCTTTGGGAATACGGATACAAAACAGGTTATGAGTCCGAGGATTGATATTTTTGGTTTAGAAATATCAGAGTCATTTGGCACTATTTGTCCGAAGATAATCGAAAAGGGATTTTCCAGAATTCCGATTTATCGCGACAATATTGATCAGATCGAAGGCGTTTTATTCGTTAAGGATTTATTGCCGCATATTGATAAGGAAGAATTTGAATGGACGACTTTAATGAGAGAAGCTTTTTTTGTTCCTGAAAATAAAAAACTGGACAATCTGTTAAAGGATTTTCAGAGTCTTAAAAGCCATTTGGCCATTGTGGTTGATGAATACGGCGGAACATCGGGATTGGTTTCTTTAGAAGATGTTATTGAGGAGATAGTGGGGGATATCAGTGATGAGTTTGATGATGAGAATTTGAACTTCTCGCAAATCGACGAAAAGAATTTTCTTTTTGAAGGGAAAATTAACATGAAGGATTTCTATAGAATTGTTGATGTTAATGAAGATGTTTTTGAATCTCACAAAGGCGAAGCGGAAACATTAGCAGGTTTTATTTTAGAAATTTTAGGCAATTTCCCCAAAAAAGATCAAAAAATTGCTTTTGAGAACTGTGTTTTTACCATAGAAACAGTTGATAAAAAGCGAGTAAAACAAATAAAAGTAACAATAGAATAA
- a CDS encoding DMT family transporter gives MDAKQLKWAYLIVLSLIWGSSFILIKRGLVGLTAVQVGSFRIIFAALFLLVVGFKSLKKISPRQWKFVAITSLFGTFTPAYLFAIAETEVDSSIVAILNSLTPLNTLVLGILIFGIQFQKRQVLGVFVGLVGCLLLVLSGASAHPGQNYYYVVLVVIATICYAINVNLIKKYLSDLNSVSITTGNFAVLLIPALIILSTTDISQRINFEATQHSIFFVMILGVLGTGIANVLFFKLIQMSSPVFATSVTYLIPIVAFFWGLLDNEMLTPIQFFGAFIILIGVYLSAKK, from the coding sequence ATGGATGCAAAACAATTAAAGTGGGCTTATTTAATAGTTCTTTCATTAATCTGGGGAAGTTCTTTTATTTTAATTAAAAGAGGATTGGTTGGATTAACTGCGGTTCAGGTTGGTTCGTTCCGAATTATTTTTGCAGCCTTATTTTTATTAGTTGTTGGGTTTAAAAGTTTAAAGAAAATTTCTCCTCGTCAATGGAAATTTGTCGCTATAACATCGCTTTTCGGAACTTTTACTCCTGCTTATCTATTTGCAATTGCAGAGACTGAGGTTGATAGCTCGATTGTGGCTATTTTAAACTCGTTAACACCTTTAAATACTTTGGTATTGGGAATTCTTATCTTCGGAATTCAGTTTCAAAAAAGACAGGTTCTAGGTGTTTTTGTTGGTTTGGTTGGTTGTTTGCTTTTGGTTTTAAGTGGCGCATCTGCACATCCGGGACAAAATTATTATTATGTTGTTTTGGTGGTAATTGCTACTATTTGTTATGCAATAAATGTGAATTTGATTAAAAAGTATTTGTCTGATTTAAATTCAGTGAGTATTACAACAGGAAACTTCGCTGTTTTACTAATACCTGCGCTAATTATTTTAAGTACAACTGATATTTCACAAAGAATAAATTTTGAAGCCACACAGCATTCGATATTCTTTGTAATGATTTTAGGAGTTTTAGGAACCGGAATTGCGAATGTATTGTTCTTTAAATTGATCCAAATGTCTTCGCCGGTATTTGCAACATCGGTAACGTATTTAATTCCGATAGTTGCCTTTTTCTGGGGATTATTGGATAATGAAATGCTGACGCCAATTCAGTTTTTTGGTGCCTTTATTATTTTGATTGGAGTTTATTTGTCTGCGAAGAAGTAA